A genomic window from Silene latifolia isolate original U9 population chromosome 11, ASM4854445v1, whole genome shotgun sequence includes:
- the LOC141613930 gene encoding putative mitochondrial protein AtMg00860, with protein sequence MNEVLKPFLGQVVVVYLDDILIYSKSIQEHFEHLRRVFETFRKQQLYGKAEKCTFLVDNVVFLCYVVSKDGVSVDQTKIEGISSWPSPKTVTEIRSFHGLVSFYRRFIRDFSTVNSPITECMKKGTFHWSEAAQGAFEKIKKKLCGAPVLALPDFSQPLEVECYASGVVIGAVFVQNKRPIAYFSEKLGGA encoded by the coding sequence atgaatgaaGTTTTGAAACCGTTCTTGGGACAGGTTGTTGTCGTCTACTTGGATGATATTCTAATCTATAGTAAGAGCATACAAGAGCATTTTGAACACTTGCGGCGGGTGTTTGAAACATTTCGAAAACAGCAGCTGTATGGTAAGGCCGAGAAGTGTACATTCTTGGTAGATAACGTGGTGTTCTTATGTTATGTTGTCTCGAAAGATGGAGTATCGGTTGATCAAACAAAGATAGAGGGTATTAGTTCTTGGCCAAGTCCTAAAACAGTAACCGAGATTAGATCGTTTCATGGACTTGTTTCTTTCTATCGACGTTTTATTCGTGATTTTAGTACCGTTAATAGTCCTATTAcggagtgtatgaagaaaggcaCATTCCATTGGAGCGAGGCTGCCCAAGGGGCGtttgaaaaaattaaaaagaagCTATGTGGAGCTCCCGTGTTAGCATTACCCGACTTCTCACAACCTCTCGAAGTCGAATGCTATGCTAGTGGTGTAGTGATTGGAGCTGTTTTTGTTCAAAATAAGCGACCCATTGCTTATTTCTCGGAGAAGCTAGGAGGAGCTTGA